One genomic window of Candidatus Nitrospira inopinata includes the following:
- a CDS encoding HD-GYP domain-containing protein codes for MDLLLDHNARQALLDNRNILVVDDEEPVRRLIGYLLQTHGYPVFLAADAREARRQLNEQPIALMLCDVNMPGETGMDLVRATLAEYSETAAIMVTGLDSPVLANAAIEVGAFGYIVKPFGSNEVLIDVANALRRRRLELENRFHREHLEEIVASRTMALQQALEWLERSEKELRLSREETIQRLAIAAEFRDCSTAQHIQRMSRYCELLARKAGLSPEQCDLIRTASPMHDIGKIGTPDQVLQKPGRFTPEEFDVIAQHAEIGYKILSGSDSELLKVAATIAYTHHERYDGTGYPRRLKGEEIPLEGRIAAIADNFDALTTERVYKPAFDFEHAKELMLKERGKHFDPVLLDLFLAEEDELRRIHHQFADHAPSAWPRAA; via the coding sequence ATGGACCTCTTGTTGGATCACAACGCAAGACAAGCTCTGCTGGACAACCGAAACATTCTGGTGGTGGATGACGAAGAGCCGGTCCGCCGCTTGATCGGCTACCTGCTTCAGACCCACGGCTACCCGGTATTTCTCGCGGCCGACGCCCGTGAAGCGCGCCGGCAACTCAACGAGCAGCCAATCGCTCTCATGTTGTGCGACGTGAATATGCCGGGTGAAACGGGCATGGACCTGGTCCGCGCCACCCTGGCTGAGTATTCCGAAACCGCCGCGATCATGGTAACGGGACTCGACAGCCCCGTCCTTGCCAACGCGGCCATCGAGGTCGGCGCGTTCGGCTACATCGTGAAACCGTTCGGCTCGAACGAAGTCCTGATCGACGTCGCCAACGCCCTCCGCCGCCGCCGTCTCGAACTGGAAAACCGTTTCCACCGCGAACATCTGGAAGAAATCGTGGCTTCCCGCACGATGGCCTTGCAACAGGCGCTGGAATGGTTGGAGCGCAGCGAGAAAGAATTGCGTCTGTCGCGGGAAGAGACCATTCAACGGCTGGCCATCGCCGCCGAATTTCGCGACTGTTCGACGGCCCAGCACATTCAGCGAATGAGCCGTTACTGCGAATTGCTCGCCCGTAAGGCCGGCCTCTCACCCGAACAGTGCGATCTGATTCGCACGGCCAGCCCCATGCACGACATCGGCAAAATCGGCACCCCCGACCAGGTGCTTCAGAAGCCGGGCCGTTTCACGCCGGAAGAGTTCGACGTCATCGCCCAACATGCCGAGATCGGCTACAAGATCCTGTCGGGATCGGATTCTGAATTGCTCAAAGTCGCCGCCACCATCGCCTACACCCATCACGAACGATATGACGGCACCGGCTATCCCCGACGGCTCAAAGGCGAGGAGATTCCGCTCGAAGGCCGCATCGCCGCCATCGCCGACAATTTCGACGCGCTCACCACCGAGCGCGTCTATAAACCGGCTTTTGATTTCGAGCATGCCAAGGAGCTGATGCTCAAAGAGCGAGGCAAACACTTCGACCCGGTCCTGCTGGACCTGTTCCTCGCCGAGGAAGACGAACTCCGCCGCATCCACCATCAATTCGCCGATCACGCCCCTTCGGCCTGGCCCCGCGCGGCGTAA
- a CDS encoding toll/interleukin-1 receptor domain-containing protein, whose protein sequence is MENRTAIFISHANPEDNEFAIWLGAHLSAAGYEVWADVLKLRGGEDWARKLEKAMRENARKVLLVGTASGVEKQGVRNEIQIASEVARIIRDDAFVIPLRLEPYQSPFQIVQAQFIDFMNGWGQGLSCLLETLEGYSIPRHESIHEESVQNWRGVQLAKSRTIQQVPQTLISSWLRIVEWPNAIRYYEFQGTGAEDQAKALSAQSAWPISLFGRGFFAFADIQNFICGQDGTPRLSQEKQWWVPHFLDNGDQDRRIGKREAENIVSNLTKLAVEKKLSDSQLARYDLSAGVSAWWVPTGLIADEKVSFKWQEGPSGRRNLTGEVTSGTRKHKWHYGISVKPRVSDNPHVKIISRVIFSEDGLMALDDAKAMHRLRRSVPKSWRNDRWRDMLLAFLYWLGKGERHIVFSTGSSSGIKVEVPPISMVCPVSIKAEETGMTEYIDAEADDPVFAASFDDEDTEETENVIESDDEGRPLQGRD, encoded by the coding sequence ATGGAGAACCGCACAGCGATTTTCATCAGTCACGCCAATCCTGAGGACAACGAGTTTGCAATATGGCTCGGCGCTCATCTTAGCGCGGCAGGATATGAAGTGTGGGCTGATGTTCTCAAACTTCGCGGCGGAGAAGATTGGGCCCGGAAACTAGAGAAAGCTATGCGGGAAAACGCGCGCAAGGTGCTCCTGGTTGGAACAGCCAGCGGAGTTGAAAAACAGGGGGTTCGGAATGAAATTCAAATTGCGAGCGAAGTAGCGCGGATTATCCGCGATGACGCTTTCGTGATCCCTCTCAGACTTGAACCTTATCAGTCGCCCTTCCAGATTGTTCAGGCTCAATTCATTGATTTTATGAACGGGTGGGGCCAGGGACTGAGCTGCTTATTAGAAACGCTGGAAGGGTATAGCATCCCGCGGCATGAATCTATCCACGAGGAAAGTGTTCAGAACTGGCGAGGAGTCCAGCTAGCCAAATCGCGAACGATTCAGCAAGTACCTCAAACGCTGATTTCCAGCTGGCTGCGGATAGTCGAATGGCCTAATGCCATCAGATATTATGAGTTCCAGGGAACTGGAGCTGAAGATCAGGCGAAAGCGCTTTCAGCGCAGTCTGCATGGCCGATAAGTCTCTTTGGACGAGGATTTTTCGCCTTTGCCGACATCCAGAATTTCATCTGCGGTCAAGATGGCACGCCGCGACTATCACAGGAAAAGCAATGGTGGGTTCCACACTTCCTTGACAATGGTGATCAGGACAGGAGGATTGGCAAGCGAGAGGCAGAGAATATCGTTAGCAATTTAACGAAATTGGCGGTGGAAAAGAAACTAAGTGATAGCCAATTGGCACGCTATGATTTATCCGCAGGTGTTTCGGCGTGGTGGGTTCCAACAGGCCTAATTGCCGATGAAAAAGTGTCTTTCAAATGGCAGGAAGGTCCCTCAGGAAGGAGAAATCTGACTGGAGAAGTAACTTCAGGAACCAGAAAGCACAAATGGCATTATGGCATCTCTGTAAAGCCTAGGGTAAGCGACAACCCTCATGTGAAAATCATTTCCAGGGTCATCTTCTCAGAAGATGGCCTTATGGCCCTGGATGACGCCAAGGCGATGCACCGCCTGCGACGTTCCGTTCCGAAATCCTGGCGGAATGATCGTTGGAGGGACATGTTACTGGCGTTCCTCTACTGGTTGGGCAAAGGAGAGCGACACATAGTTTTTTCTACAGGGTCATCATCGGGCATTAAGGTGGAAGTGCCGCCTATTTCTATGGTGTGCCCGGTTAGCATCAAGGCAGAAGAAACGGGAATGACTGAATATATCGATGCAGAAGCCGATGATCCGGTTTTCGCCGCTAGCTTCGATGACGAAGACACTGAGGAAACTGAAAACGTGATCGAGTCAGATGATGAGGGACGACCACTGCAGGGAAGAGATTAA
- a CDS encoding argonaute/piwi family protein has protein sequence MQLDFVIEPRLEFAFGQEEEYPRDGLFLFGPIKDSATPDIIRYGVIGTRDGIQRFKTWSRSVSGYIKRFSPRKNPDAQHHTSFPGFESVFRAKWPAEPLAEIEVSETEIERTLRIANRHEAVKRAVDQYVNRLIEFSKKEETEPALWFVVIPELVYRLGRSTSKVSAQERVQGAVRISRQRARDIRTAPTLFGDEEEEAEVYLYAKNFRRQLKARLLKDKIVTQIVRETTLVPEDFKTSFGSYMRRVEDPATIAWKLCTAAYYKAGGKPWILSNVRPGVCYVGLVYKQTDPESEDPNACCAAQMFLSSGDGIVFRGAAGPWYTPSNKEYHLEEEPARKLMALVVSEYRRLHNEDPKELFIHGRSRFNRDEWSGFSSAVPATTNLVGVQIRDAKYELKLFTPGRYPVVRGTALKVSDRAAYLWTSGYIPRLNTYLGPETPNPVFVHVQKGDCPLDTVLADVMRLTKLNFNSCLFNDRLPVTIKFANAVGEILIAAPQTEEPKLPFKYYI, from the coding sequence ATGCAGCTGGATTTTGTCATTGAACCGAGGCTTGAATTCGCTTTCGGTCAAGAGGAGGAGTATCCGCGTGACGGACTATTCCTGTTCGGCCCGATCAAGGATAGCGCGACGCCCGATATTATCCGCTATGGAGTGATTGGAACACGAGACGGGATACAACGTTTCAAAACCTGGTCAAGATCAGTAAGCGGCTATATCAAGCGGTTTTCTCCGAGAAAGAACCCTGACGCACAGCATCATACGTCTTTCCCTGGTTTCGAGAGTGTGTTCAGGGCGAAGTGGCCAGCAGAACCGTTGGCCGAAATCGAGGTATCCGAAACCGAGATCGAGAGAACGCTCAGGATTGCCAATCGCCATGAGGCGGTAAAGCGGGCGGTAGATCAGTACGTAAACAGGCTAATAGAGTTTTCAAAAAAGGAAGAGACCGAACCCGCTCTATGGTTCGTTGTAATACCGGAACTTGTTTATCGGCTTGGAAGGTCCACATCAAAAGTCAGCGCACAGGAAAGAGTACAAGGCGCTGTGCGAATCTCACGTCAAAGGGCAAGAGATATCCGTACAGCCCCGACTCTTTTTGGGGATGAGGAGGAAGAAGCGGAAGTGTATTTGTATGCGAAAAACTTCCGCAGGCAATTGAAGGCACGATTGCTAAAGGACAAGATTGTGACGCAGATCGTGCGCGAAACAACACTGGTCCCAGAAGATTTTAAGACTTCCTTTGGGAGCTACATGAGACGGGTCGAGGATCCCGCTACTATCGCCTGGAAGCTTTGCACAGCCGCCTATTATAAAGCGGGCGGAAAACCCTGGATTTTGTCGAACGTCCGGCCAGGGGTCTGTTATGTCGGATTGGTGTATAAGCAAACCGATCCTGAAAGCGAAGATCCCAATGCCTGTTGTGCAGCTCAGATGTTTCTATCATCCGGCGACGGGATTGTCTTTCGAGGCGCGGCCGGACCTTGGTACACCCCTTCAAACAAGGAATACCATCTGGAGGAAGAACCCGCACGAAAGCTAATGGCTCTTGTCGTATCCGAATACCGGCGGCTTCACAATGAAGATCCGAAAGAACTTTTCATCCATGGGCGCTCGAGATTTAACAGGGATGAATGGTCAGGTTTTTCCTCTGCTGTTCCGGCTACTACAAACCTAGTGGGTGTTCAGATTCGTGACGCAAAATACGAATTGAAGTTGTTTACACCGGGTAGATATCCGGTAGTTCGAGGGACAGCCCTCAAAGTATCAGATCGGGCAGCTTATTTATGGACCAGCGGTTATATACCGAGATTGAACACATACCTCGGTCCGGAGACTCCAAACCCTGTATTCGTGCATGTTCAGAAAGGGGACTGCCCGTTGGATACGGTCCTCGCCGACGTGATGCGACTTACAAAGCTGAATTTCAACAGCTGTCTGTTTAATGACCGCCTGCCTGTCACAATCAAATTTGCAAATGCAGTGGGAGAAATCCTGATTGCCGCGCCTCAAACGGAAGAACCAAAGCTACCCTTCAAATACTACATCTGA
- a CDS encoding DUF6908 domain-containing protein → MMKLYQAFATDLNQLLNSARAVRITVPGYMPLSVEEIGSSGDGYRLVSLCHYGEQNGDLMRDPDIVFLFHNLPDGAAAEPVSFRNDYLGIVQEVYRYDETGRRTHVVPSLKQELKEFARAWLATLREQGFFARTAVREILSP, encoded by the coding sequence ATGATGAAACTGTATCAAGCCTTTGCGACGGATTTGAATCAATTGCTGAACAGCGCACGCGCGGTGCGTATAACCGTGCCGGGCTATATGCCACTCTCGGTCGAGGAGATTGGATCCAGTGGAGACGGATACCGGCTTGTGTCATTGTGCCATTACGGCGAACAGAACGGCGACCTCATGCGAGATCCCGACATCGTGTTTCTGTTTCACAATTTACCCGATGGCGCGGCAGCCGAACCGGTGTCTTTCAGGAATGACTACCTGGGGATCGTTCAGGAGGTCTATCGGTATGACGAGACGGGCAGACGTACGCACGTCGTGCCCTCGCTGAAACAGGAGTTAAAGGAGTTTGCCCGGGCCTGGCTTGCCACGCTTCGAGAGCAGGGCTTCTTTGCCCGCACCGCGGTTCGCGAGATCCTGTCCCCGTAA
- a CDS encoding relaxase/mobilization nuclease domain-containing protein, which produces MKGISNNLTYISRDGQLEIEDQDGQVILGKEAVADLKAEWRDGGMPIAADSTMRDAFHLVLSMPTRTDPLVVQRAARDFATREFSGFQYALVLHTFETDPDPNPSPHPHVHLTVKATGLDGIRLNPRKADLQRWREGFAEALREHGIEATTTSRIHRTTHERWKIQHLRDRTTREKLVDRQKRQTHMPGKRREVMHHYQQVMRTLARSDRGEDRQLAVDLVRYLEGRGRTPETERDRGKDRER; this is translated from the coding sequence ATGAAGGGCATCTCGAACAATCTCACCTACATTTCGCGTGATGGCCAACTCGAGATCGAGGATCAGGATGGCCAAGTGATTCTCGGGAAGGAGGCCGTGGCTGATCTGAAAGCCGAATGGCGCGATGGCGGCATGCCGATCGCGGCGGATTCGACCATGCGCGATGCCTTTCATCTCGTCCTCTCCATGCCGACACGGACCGATCCGCTGGTGGTGCAGCGCGCGGCACGGGACTTCGCGACGCGAGAGTTTTCAGGATTTCAGTACGCGCTGGTGCTCCATACCTTCGAGACCGATCCGGACCCGAATCCATCTCCGCATCCGCATGTCCACCTGACGGTCAAAGCCACGGGTCTCGACGGGATTCGCTTGAATCCAAGAAAGGCCGATCTCCAACGCTGGCGAGAGGGGTTTGCGGAGGCCCTCCGGGAGCATGGCATTGAGGCCACGACGACGAGCCGAATTCATCGCACGACGCACGAACGATGGAAAATCCAACATCTCCGCGATCGCACCACCCGCGAGAAGCTCGTGGATCGCCAAAAACGGCAGACGCACATGCCGGGGAAACGGCGGGAAGTGATGCATCACTATCAGCAAGTCATGAGAACGTTAGCACGATCCGATCGAGGCGAAGACCGACAACTGGCGGTGGACCTCGTCCGCTATCTGGAGGGACGAGGCCGGACTCCGGAGACGGAGCGGGACCGAGGGAAAGATCGTGAACGATAA
- a CDS encoding type II toxin-antitoxin system RelE/ParE family toxin, with amino-acid sequence MGRQERPLEWIGSSYKDLMALPVAVRRFFGYALSLAQAGDQHDDAKVLTGFGSAGVLEVVEDDRSGTYRAVYTVKFKEAVFVLHCFQKKSKHGIATPKEDLAIIRARLKVAEALAKERRHEKTSH; translated from the coding sequence ATGGGGCGTCAGGAACGGCCGCTCGAATGGATTGGCAGTAGCTATAAAGATTTGATGGCGTTACCGGTTGCCGTTCGGCGATTCTTCGGGTACGCGTTGTCGCTGGCTCAGGCCGGCGATCAACATGATGATGCGAAGGTGCTCACGGGTTTCGGCAGCGCCGGTGTGCTTGAAGTGGTCGAAGACGACAGGAGCGGCACCTATCGAGCGGTGTATACCGTGAAGTTCAAGGAGGCGGTCTTCGTCCTGCATTGTTTCCAAAAAAAGAGTAAGCATGGTATCGCCACGCCGAAAGAGGATCTTGCCATCATCCGCGCCAGGCTGAAAGTGGCTGAGGCGCTGGCCAAGGAGCGACGACATGAAAAAACGAGTCATTGA
- a CDS encoding helix-turn-helix domain-containing protein, giving the protein MKKRVIEGIEVFRGSGNVFADLDLPDADTLQIKTGLVIEIRRAIRQQGLTQQAAATRMGLTQPKVSSMMRGDFSNVSERKLMECLNRLGYDIEIKVRPASARIGHLMLALP; this is encoded by the coding sequence ATGAAAAAACGAGTCATTGAAGGGATTGAGGTCTTTCGCGGGTCTGGCAATGTCTTCGCCGACTTGGATCTGCCAGATGCCGATACGCTCCAGATCAAGACCGGGCTGGTGATCGAGATCCGGAGAGCCATTCGCCAACAAGGGCTGACCCAGCAAGCCGCGGCCACACGGATGGGGCTCACCCAACCGAAGGTCTCCAGCATGATGCGAGGGGACTTCTCCAATGTGTCCGAACGCAAACTGATGGAGTGCCTGAATCGGCTCGGCTACGATATTGAAATCAAAGTTCGGCCAGCCTCCGCTCGCATCGGACATCTGATGCTGGCGCTACCGTGA
- a CDS encoding DNA-directed RNA polymerase subunit alpha C-terminal domain-containing protein, whose translation MQKDRLATLTMDIVVNHPTKRTALDAAYSRLSPWAQSEWDSASDGVSITERAARLDHSIREQRRCDESLIEHIFAALNGRTFVVLDATYCFMTQRMLDRKTGRRIPPDAVRRFASQPIASLLLSARAHQDLNRRGIDTIGDLLPHAYEWLSPKRLAPGKPVMNVRLSVRRCLRILGVEIVFPEIRQRAIYCPCCAHTETDVMKIVALAGV comes from the coding sequence ATGCAGAAAGATCGATTAGCGACACTCACGATGGACATTGTCGTCAACCATCCAACTAAGCGCACGGCCCTCGACGCAGCCTATAGTCGGCTCAGTCCCTGGGCACAGTCCGAGTGGGACAGCGCAAGTGATGGCGTGTCCATCACCGAACGAGCAGCCCGCCTTGATCACTCGATCCGGGAACAGCGTCGCTGCGACGAGAGTCTGATCGAACACATCTTTGCTGCCCTTAATGGACGAACTTTCGTGGTCCTCGACGCCACCTATTGCTTCATGACGCAACGGATGCTGGACCGGAAGACGGGACGCCGTATCCCTCCTGACGCGGTTCGGCGCTTTGCGTCACAACCCATCGCGAGTCTGCTCCTCAGCGCCCGCGCGCACCAGGATCTGAATCGGCGGGGCATCGACACGATCGGCGACCTCCTGCCCCATGCCTATGAATGGTTATCGCCGAAGCGCTTAGCACCGGGCAAACCGGTGATGAACGTCCGGCTTTCGGTGCGACGTTGTCTACGGATTCTCGGCGTGGAGATTGTCTTTCCCGAGATCAGACAGCGGGCAATCTATTGCCCCTGCTGTGCGCACACCGAGACGGATGTGATGAAGATCGTCGCCTTGGCGGGTGTATGA
- a CDS encoding ArdC family protein has translation MNTSTGNHHKDGITRQDVYTRVTDRIVADLERGVRTWVKPWNAEHAAGKITRPLRHNGVPYSGINILMLWSAAVAGGFAAPIWMTFKQALELNAHVRKGEKGSLVVYANSITRKETDGETGEEIDREIHFMKGYTVFNVEQVEGLPAHYYVKPEPRFSPIQRIEHAETFFGSLQADIRRGGTRAYYAQEPDYIQMPPFEAFTDAGSYYATLAHESTHWTKHPSRLAREFGRKKWGDEGYAEEELVAELGAAFLCADLELSLTPREDHASYIAHWLTVLKNDKCAIFRAAAHAQRAADFLHRQQQPVQR, from the coding sequence ATGAACACCAGCACCGGCAACCATCACAAAGACGGGATCACGCGGCAGGACGTGTATACCCGCGTCACCGACCGAATTGTGGCTGATCTTGAACGGGGCGTCCGTACATGGGTGAAGCCGTGGAACGCTGAACACGCCGCAGGCAAGATCACTCGCCCCTTGCGGCACAATGGCGTGCCCTATTCCGGCATCAATATCCTGATGTTATGGAGCGCTGCCGTGGCCGGAGGCTTCGCGGCCCCCATCTGGATGACATTTAAGCAAGCCTTGGAGCTGAACGCGCATGTCCGCAAGGGCGAGAAAGGCTCCCTCGTCGTTTATGCGAATTCAATCACGCGCAAGGAAACCGATGGTGAAACCGGCGAAGAAATCGACCGTGAAATCCACTTCATGAAGGGCTACACGGTCTTTAACGTCGAGCAGGTCGAGGGTCTGCCCGCCCATTATTACGTCAAGCCGGAACCGCGCTTTTCGCCGATACAACGCATTGAGCACGCGGAAACCTTCTTCGGCAGTCTCCAGGCCGACATCCGGCGCGGCGGGACGCGGGCGTATTACGCGCAGGAGCCCGATTACATCCAGATGCCGCCGTTCGAGGCGTTCACCGACGCCGGCAGTTACTACGCGACTCTTGCTCATGAATCTACGCATTGGACCAAACACCCCTCGCGCCTGGCCCGTGAGTTCGGGCGAAAGAAATGGGGCGACGAAGGCTATGCCGAGGAAGAACTTGTCGCTGAGCTGGGTGCGGCCTTCCTGTGCGCCGACCTCGAACTGTCCTTGACACCGCGCGAGGATCACGCTTCGTATATCGCGCACTGGCTCACCGTCCTGAAGAACGACAAGTGCGCGATCTTCCGCGCCGCAGCCCATGCGCAACGCGCCGCCGACTTCCTGCATCGGCAGCAGCAACCGGTGCAGCGGTAA
- the rph gene encoding ribonuclease PH: MRFDGRRRDQVRPVKITRRFIKHAEGSVLIEMGDTKVVCTASVEEKVPPFLKGKGTGWVTAEYAMLPRATHERSPREAVKGKQGGRTLEIQRLVGRALRAVTDLSQMGERSIWIDCDVIQADGGTRTASITGSFIALADAFQALKQKDMIKNLPLIDYLAAVSVGKVGGEVMVDLAYTEDSMAEVDMNLVMTGRGRYVEVQGTAERTPFAKQDMDEFLALGWQAIQGLTALQKELIGPLD; encoded by the coding sequence GTGCGCTTCGACGGTAGGCGAAGAGATCAGGTGCGTCCCGTCAAAATCACCAGGCGCTTCATCAAACATGCCGAAGGGTCCGTCCTCATCGAAATGGGCGATACGAAGGTCGTCTGCACGGCCTCGGTCGAGGAAAAGGTGCCTCCGTTTCTTAAAGGCAAGGGGACCGGCTGGGTGACGGCCGAGTACGCCATGTTGCCGCGCGCGACGCACGAACGGTCTCCGCGGGAGGCCGTGAAAGGCAAACAAGGCGGGCGGACCTTGGAAATCCAGAGGCTGGTCGGGCGTGCGTTGCGGGCCGTGACGGATCTCTCACAAATGGGCGAACGGTCGATCTGGATCGACTGCGACGTGATCCAGGCCGACGGGGGCACCAGAACCGCCTCGATCACCGGATCGTTCATCGCGCTGGCCGACGCCTTTCAGGCCCTTAAGCAAAAGGACATGATCAAGAACCTGCCGCTCATCGATTATCTGGCCGCCGTCAGCGTGGGCAAGGTGGGCGGAGAGGTGATGGTCGATCTCGCCTACACGGAAGACTCGATGGCGGAGGTGGATATGAATCTCGTCATGACCGGCCGCGGGCGGTACGTCGAGGTGCAAGGCACCGCCGAGCGTACGCCGTTCGCCAAACAGGACATGGACGAATTTCTCGCCCTCGGCTGGCAGGCCATCCAAGGGCTCACGGCTCTTCAAAAAGAATTGATCGGGCCGCTTGACTGA
- a CDS encoding plasmid mobilization relaxosome protein MobC, with protein sequence MPTASSEKRTTTITVDLGELKAPWLAWCQQQAVTPSHAFRQVLRQALDGHRKQSAPPRQRVTRRRERATARMKVNVTPSELTALRTCAQLEGYQPTAWVVAMIRTKLTGEPHVGQPELAALTRSNQQLLALGRNLNQIAKVLNTGPQNRSAFRVEAITELSRVIQAHTDKVSDVLRGTVARWQLQ encoded by the coding sequence ATGCCTACTGCCTCTTCTGAAAAACGGACCACGACGATCACGGTGGATCTCGGTGAGCTGAAAGCTCCCTGGCTGGCCTGGTGTCAGCAGCAGGCCGTGACACCGAGCCACGCCTTTCGGCAGGTCTTACGGCAGGCCCTGGACGGGCATCGGAAACAGTCCGCTCCCCCTCGGCAGCGGGTCACTCGCCGACGAGAGCGAGCCACCGCCCGGATGAAAGTGAATGTGACACCCTCCGAACTCACCGCGCTGCGAACCTGTGCCCAGCTTGAGGGCTATCAGCCGACGGCCTGGGTGGTCGCGATGATCCGCACCAAGTTGACTGGGGAGCCGCATGTGGGACAGCCAGAACTCGCCGCGCTGACCCGCTCGAATCAACAGCTCCTCGCCTTGGGAAGGAATTTGAACCAGATTGCGAAGGTCTTGAATACCGGGCCCCAGAACCGCTCCGCGTTTCGGGTAGAAGCGATCACTGAACTCTCCCGCGTGATTCAAGCCCATACCGATAAGGTCTCCGATGTCTTGCGCGGGACGGTGGCGCGCTGGCAGCTCCAATGA
- a CDS encoding XTP/dITP diphosphatase produces the protein MTELVLATRNRDKARELTALLNGLAFRIRTLDDFPQAPDVVEDGATCEANAIKKATEIARATGRYAVADDTGLEVDALGGRPGAYAARYAGPGATYEDNCRKLLHELEGIPQERRTARFVTVAALASPSGEIQTAHGVLEGAIADRCRGERGFGYDPVFYVPELEKTLAELTPEEKNRISHRAKAFLKLRDLLQSRA, from the coding sequence ATGACCGAGCTCGTGCTCGCAACCAGAAATCGTGACAAGGCTCGTGAGTTGACGGCTCTGCTGAACGGGTTGGCGTTTCGGATCAGAACACTGGACGATTTCCCTCAGGCGCCGGACGTCGTTGAAGACGGGGCCACGTGCGAAGCCAACGCCATCAAGAAGGCGACGGAAATCGCCCGCGCCACAGGTCGTTACGCCGTGGCGGATGACACGGGGTTGGAGGTGGATGCCTTGGGCGGGAGGCCCGGCGCGTACGCGGCTCGATACGCGGGCCCCGGCGCGACCTATGAAGACAACTGCCGAAAATTACTCCACGAACTGGAGGGGATTCCCCAGGAGCGTCGAACGGCGCGATTCGTGACGGTGGCGGCCTTGGCCTCTCCGTCGGGTGAGATACAAACGGCGCACGGTGTCCTGGAAGGAGCGATTGCCGATCGATGTAGGGGAGAACGGGGGTTCGGCTATGATCCGGTTTTCTATGTTCCGGAGCTTGAAAAAACGTTGGCCGAGTTGACGCCGGAAGAGAAAAATCGGATCAGCCACCGAGCCAAGGCATTCTTGAAACTGCGAGACCTGTTGCAGAGCCGGGCGTGA
- a CDS encoding TrbM/KikA/MpfK family conjugal transfer protein, with protein sequence MNWWKRRDWIMVLVGVGLLVMAHDAPAQTAPKISFLEGDARLACECLLCLAAGPQAPKECQAALTKYYMIQAGSPFKTMVMRRNFLQLCPKQ encoded by the coding sequence ATGAATTGGTGGAAGAGACGCGACTGGATCATGGTCCTTGTGGGAGTGGGCCTCCTCGTCATGGCCCACGATGCACCGGCACAAACGGCGCCCAAAATATCCTTCTTGGAAGGCGACGCCAGGCTGGCCTGTGAATGTCTGCTATGCTTAGCAGCGGGCCCCCAGGCGCCGAAAGAATGTCAAGCCGCGCTCACCAAGTACTACATGATCCAGGCAGGGAGCCCCTTCAAAACCATGGTCATGCGAAGAAACTTCCTACAGCTCTGCCCCAAGCAATAG